One genomic region from Spirosoma sp. KCTC 42546 encodes:
- a CDS encoding RagB/SusD family nutrient uptake outer membrane protein produces the protein MKQINIKLLLGCSALVLASQACTDLTETTYDVIPTSGTFGSTAGQQAALIGPLYNGLGDYYGNMSNLNTVTDEQIVPTRGGDWKDSDNWKRLYQHTWDPVTDNGQFNGPWTWCYNNITSINQQLGTITDANTKAELRALRAFFHYQAMDLFGNVIISDAVTAATPKQNTRAEVFAFVEKELLAVYPNLSDAPRGAYYGRMNKYVADMILAKLYLNAQVYTGTPRWADCITRCTNIISSGKFQISGDYLSNFATQNQNSQETILATPFDKSKRGGMNVQMKTLHYLSQLTYNLGTAPWNGWATVTEFYNSFDDKDLRKKQWIVGQQYDAAGKPLMDDALPMVFRPEVESFVFDAGANGRLAGARSQKYQIQANNTFTDQDNDFVIYRLADVYLMRAEANIRLGNTAIALPDLNVIRARAGMPAYTTITLDELLAERGRELAWEQHRRQDLIRFGQFTKAWRLKPASQDFRQLFPIPKDQLSLNPNLKQNPGY, from the coding sequence ATGAAACAAATAAATATAAAATTGCTTCTGGGCTGCTCGGCACTGGTGCTGGCAAGCCAGGCTTGTACCGATCTGACCGAAACGACCTATGACGTCATTCCTACCAGCGGTACGTTTGGTAGTACAGCCGGCCAGCAGGCAGCCCTGATTGGGCCGCTATATAATGGTCTGGGCGACTATTATGGGAACATGTCCAACCTGAACACAGTAACGGACGAGCAGATCGTACCGACACGGGGTGGTGACTGGAAAGATAGTGATAACTGGAAACGGTTATATCAACATACCTGGGACCCCGTTACGGATAACGGCCAGTTCAATGGTCCCTGGACCTGGTGTTACAATAACATCACCAGTATCAACCAGCAGTTAGGTACCATTACGGATGCTAACACCAAGGCTGAGTTACGGGCGCTGCGGGCATTTTTCCACTACCAGGCAATGGATTTGTTTGGTAATGTAATTATCTCTGATGCCGTAACTGCTGCTACACCGAAGCAAAACACGCGGGCAGAGGTATTCGCTTTTGTTGAGAAAGAGCTACTGGCCGTATATCCAAACCTGAGCGATGCACCAAGAGGTGCTTATTATGGCCGCATGAATAAATACGTGGCCGATATGATTCTGGCTAAATTGTACCTGAATGCACAAGTGTACACAGGTACTCCTCGTTGGGCTGATTGCATTACCCGTTGCACGAATATCATCTCATCTGGTAAATTCCAGATTTCCGGAGACTACCTCAGTAATTTCGCTACGCAGAATCAGAACTCTCAGGAAACGATTCTGGCAACTCCTTTTGATAAATCAAAACGGGGAGGGATGAACGTACAAATGAAAACACTTCACTACCTGAGCCAGTTGACCTACAACCTGGGAACGGCTCCCTGGAATGGCTGGGCAACAGTAACAGAGTTTTACAATTCATTTGATGATAAAGATCTGCGAAAAAAGCAATGGATTGTTGGGCAGCAATACGATGCTGCTGGTAAACCGCTGATGGATGACGCGTTACCAATGGTGTTCAGACCCGAAGTTGAATCATTCGTTTTTGATGCGGGTGCTAATGGCCGTCTGGCAGGCGCTCGTAGCCAGAAATATCAAATTCAGGCAAATAACACATTCACCGATCAGGATAACGACTTTGTTATCTATCGTTTGGCAGACGTATATCTAATGCGGGCCGAAGCCAATATACGGTTAGGTAATACAGCTATCGCACTGCCTGATTTAAACGTCATTCGTGCCCGTGCCGGTATGCCTGCTTATACAACCATTACGTTGGATGAGTTATTGGCTGAGCGTGGCCGTGAGTTAGCCTGGGAGCAACACCGTCGTCAGGATTTAATCCGTTTTGGTCAGTTTACAAAAGCATGGCGCCTGAAGCCTGCCTCACAGGACTTCCGTCAATTGTTCCCAATTCCAAAGGATCAGCTGTCGTTGAACCCGAACCTGAAGCAAAATCCAGGTTATTAA
- a CDS encoding VCBS repeat-containing protein — translation MRIPLLVLSIGLFASCQSKQQTPSDPLFQKLSPDETHVNFANTVTDDKDFNIFNYRNFYNGGGVAIGDVNNDGLSDVFLIANMGENKLYLNRTVLGKSTSDKGKIEFADVTAKAGVGGTKAWSTGATFADVNGDGRLDLYVCNAGNRDGDDRANELFINNGNDANGIPTFTERAVEYGLADRGYSTHAAFFDYDRDGDLDMYLLNNSFMPVGKLAYANLRAQRDSLGGHKLFRNDQEKGKHFVDVSEEAGIYGSLIGFGLGITIGDVNDDNWLDIYISNDFYERDYLYINNHDGRSGGPAFRESIKESMPHTSLSSMGADVADVNNDGKLDIFITDMLPGNDKRLKRTSSYEGHDLEQIKVGRDFHYQFMQNMLHLNQGNQPGNNSLPTFSDIARFSGVQATDWSWGALIFDMDNDGQKDIFVANGIAKDVTDQDFVNFMADGENMAQIARQRKFNFKEFLDKAPSEAVPNYAFHNDGNLHFTNKAVDWGLSEPDFSNGAAYGDLDNDGDLELVVNNANAPVAIYQNLSIEKHQTNYLKIKLEGIGLNRNAIGAKVFVYQPGQTQLLQQMPNRGFQSSVDLNMVFGLGSSPKIDSMVIIWPDDKMQTIRQPKANQLMTLRWADAKQLWKPTVSEPKPIFQDNTVASGLNYLHTESSFVDYNRDALLKQQFSTQGPALATGDVNGDGLDDVFLGSASGHSGRLFIQQATGGRFVDKTPPIMKQDTTYEAVDAVLFDADGDKDLDLYVVSGSNEFSAEAEELLDRLYLNDGKGGFSRSETGLPNLKASGSCVTAADFDQDGDIDLFVGSRLIPSQYGRNPASYLLTNDGTGNFKNYTKRFLEDVDQLGMVTGATWADLNGDKYPELIVVGDWEPIRVFENKRGKLTQNPELTIKDAQGQPLKTNGWWNCVTAGDADGDGDLDLVVGNLGTNSRIRATQTTPAEIYVGDFDHNGTIEQIINCADETGELYPMVLKSDLQKEMPTIKKKFVKFGDYAGKKINEILDEDQLKQAVVKQAFTGQTAILRNDGKNGDRTLVFQPLPISAQLSPVCGVIFTDYDHDGRTDLVLGGNFLDVLPEIGRYDASYGVVLRNRGKAMDGTIAYESINPAASGFFVRGQVRRMAQLAQGQLVLAKNNDRAQVFLMKSEK, via the coding sequence ATGCGTATCCCTTTACTCGTTCTGTCAATAGGCTTATTCGCCAGTTGTCAGTCAAAACAGCAGACGCCATCCGATCCGCTGTTTCAAAAGTTGTCGCCCGACGAAACGCACGTCAATTTTGCTAATACCGTTACTGACGATAAGGATTTCAACATCTTCAATTACCGGAATTTTTACAACGGCGGGGGCGTAGCTATCGGCGATGTGAATAATGATGGTTTGTCTGACGTGTTTCTAATCGCCAATATGGGCGAGAATAAGCTGTATCTGAATCGGACCGTGCTTGGTAAATCAACTTCCGACAAGGGCAAGATAGAGTTTGCAGATGTTACCGCAAAAGCTGGGGTGGGTGGGACAAAAGCCTGGAGTACAGGAGCCACCTTTGCCGATGTAAACGGTGATGGACGACTTGATCTGTACGTTTGTAATGCGGGTAATCGGGATGGAGATGACCGCGCCAACGAACTCTTCATTAATAATGGTAATGACGCTAACGGTATTCCTACGTTCACAGAACGGGCTGTTGAGTATGGGTTAGCCGATCGGGGTTACTCGACCCACGCGGCTTTTTTCGATTATGACCGCGACGGAGACCTGGACATGTATCTGCTCAACAACAGCTTTATGCCGGTTGGGAAACTAGCCTATGCAAACTTACGGGCGCAACGTGATTCTCTGGGTGGACATAAGCTCTTCAGGAACGACCAGGAGAAAGGTAAACACTTTGTCGATGTCAGTGAAGAAGCGGGTATTTATGGTAGTCTGATTGGATTCGGGCTGGGGATTACGATCGGCGATGTAAATGACGACAACTGGCTGGATATTTACATTTCCAACGACTTCTACGAGCGCGATTACCTCTATATCAACAATCATGATGGACGGTCCGGCGGCCCGGCGTTTCGGGAGTCGATCAAAGAATCGATGCCACATACAAGCCTGTCATCTATGGGGGCAGATGTGGCGGATGTCAATAACGATGGTAAGCTGGATATTTTTATAACCGATATGTTGCCTGGTAACGACAAGCGGTTGAAACGGACATCGAGTTACGAAGGCCACGATCTGGAGCAGATAAAGGTAGGGCGTGATTTTCATTATCAGTTCATGCAGAACATGCTGCATCTGAATCAGGGAAATCAACCTGGTAATAATAGCTTGCCAACCTTTAGCGATATCGCGCGCTTTTCGGGCGTTCAGGCAACGGACTGGAGCTGGGGCGCATTGATTTTCGACATGGACAATGATGGGCAGAAAGACATATTTGTGGCGAATGGGATAGCCAAAGATGTAACCGATCAGGACTTTGTGAACTTCATGGCCGATGGGGAGAATATGGCCCAGATAGCCCGTCAGCGGAAATTCAATTTCAAGGAATTCCTGGATAAAGCACCTTCTGAAGCCGTTCCCAATTATGCGTTTCACAATGATGGTAACCTGCACTTTACAAACAAGGCAGTTGACTGGGGGCTTTCGGAACCAGACTTCTCGAACGGGGCTGCGTATGGTGATTTAGATAATGATGGAGACCTGGAGCTGGTTGTTAACAACGCCAATGCGCCCGTTGCGATTTACCAGAATCTATCCATAGAAAAGCATCAGACAAACTACCTGAAGATAAAACTGGAGGGTATCGGACTGAATCGAAATGCCATTGGTGCCAAGGTATTTGTGTACCAACCCGGCCAAACGCAATTATTGCAGCAGATGCCTAATCGGGGCTTTCAATCATCTGTGGACTTGAACATGGTATTTGGATTAGGGTCCTCGCCAAAGATTGATTCGATGGTTATCATTTGGCCTGATGATAAGATGCAGACGATACGTCAGCCGAAAGCCAACCAACTAATGACGCTCCGTTGGGCTGATGCAAAACAGCTGTGGAAACCTACAGTGAGTGAACCCAAACCAATTTTTCAGGATAACACGGTTGCTTCTGGACTGAATTATCTGCATACCGAAAGCAGCTTTGTTGATTATAACCGGGATGCATTATTAAAACAACAGTTTTCAACGCAAGGTCCGGCTTTAGCCACGGGAGACGTAAATGGGGATGGCTTGGATGACGTCTTTTTAGGATCGGCTAGCGGGCATTCGGGTCGATTGTTTATTCAGCAGGCCACCGGTGGTCGTTTTGTCGACAAAACGCCACCAATTATGAAACAGGACACGACCTATGAAGCCGTAGATGCGGTGCTGTTTGACGCCGATGGCGATAAGGATCTGGACTTATACGTTGTTTCGGGTAGTAATGAATTCAGTGCAGAAGCAGAGGAGTTGCTGGATCGGCTCTATCTGAACGATGGAAAAGGAGGGTTTTCCCGCTCCGAAACGGGCCTGCCTAACCTGAAGGCCAGTGGGTCATGTGTTACGGCAGCTGATTTTGATCAGGACGGTGATATAGACCTGTTTGTTGGTTCCCGGCTCATTCCAAGCCAGTACGGACGTAATCCTGCCAGTTACCTGCTCACGAACGATGGTACCGGTAATTTTAAAAACTATACGAAACGGTTCCTGGAAGATGTGGATCAGTTAGGCATGGTAACAGGCGCAACCTGGGCCGATCTGAACGGGGATAAATATCCTGAATTGATCGTAGTAGGGGATTGGGAGCCAATCCGTGTATTTGAAAACAAACGGGGTAAATTGACTCAAAATCCAGAACTGACTATTAAAGATGCACAGGGACAACCGCTCAAAACTAATGGCTGGTGGAATTGTGTAACGGCAGGTGATGCTGATGGAGATGGTGATCTGGATTTAGTAGTCGGAAATTTAGGGACGAACTCGCGTATACGCGCTACACAAACCACCCCTGCGGAAATCTACGTGGGTGATTTTGATCATAACGGAACTATCGAACAGATTATAAATTGCGCTGATGAAACAGGAGAATTATATCCGATGGTTCTGAAAAGTGATTTGCAGAAAGAAATGCCGACCATCAAGAAAAAATTCGTAAAGTTTGGCGATTATGCGGGTAAAAAAATCAACGAAATACTGGACGAAGACCAGCTAAAACAAGCCGTTGTTAAGCAGGCTTTCACTGGCCAAACTGCAATACTTCGGAACGATGGGAAAAATGGCGATCGAACATTGGTATTTCAACCCTTACCCATTTCAGCACAACTATCGCCCGTTTGTGGTGTGATCTTTACCGACTACGACCACGACGGTCGAACAGACCTCGTATTAGGTGGAAATTTCCTGGACGTACTGCCCGAAATTGGTCGCTACGATGCGAGTTATGGCGTTGTGCTACGCAATAGAGGCAAAGCAATGGACGGTACCATTGCTTACGAATCAATTAATCCGGCTGCGTCTGGTTTCTTTGTTCGTGGTCAGGTTCGTCGCATGGCGCAGCTGGCCCAAGGACAACTCGTTCTGGCAAAAAACAACGACCGTGCACAAGTATTTTTAATGAAGAGTGAAAAATGA
- a CDS encoding VCBS repeat-containing protein has product MKRIAFFLTTGLLTLAGCNLFKSEKQLFQTLDSTQTGIGFINHLVPTEKVNILDYLYFYNGGGVSAGDINNDGLTDLYFVSNQGKNKLYLNKGNFKFEDITEKAGVAGFSDWQTGSTMADVNGDGFLDIYVCAVGNFRGLEGANELYINNGDGTFTEKAADYGLDFTGFSTQAAFFDYDHDGDLDCYLLNHAVHTSRSYDRVTARNLRHNESGDYLYKNMSVEQGAGNKVSTSAKLPAQRSRRFINVSEQAGIFGAAMGYGLGISVADLNNDGWEDLYISNDFHEDDYYYVNNHNGTFTESVKKAFQHTSRFSMGNDVADVNNDGFADVVTLDMYPEDETVEKSSLGEDPLDIYLYKLAYGYMNQYSRNCLQLNLSGKKFMDVGAMAGVAATDWSWSPLLADYDNDGIKDLFITNGIVHRPNNLDYVKFAADDSLRYAMETSKALDDRAIKLMPEGKVHNYMYRGTSSMHFDDKSAAWGFTALNYSNGAAYADLDNDGDLDLITNNIDDPAGLYRNEANTIFPDNRHLTVKLKGDAPNTFGVGGKVIIKYGGSSHGDSIQVQQMMLTRGFESSVAPELLFGLGKREVIDSLIVIWPNQRMEIRTKVKANQSLTLKQADAQLDGTNYRYTTPSISPLFTDVTNTDSIPYKHQENKEYFDYVREPLMPFQVSTEGPHLAVADVNGDGLEDIYAGGAKWKAGSLLIQQPDGKFKGASQPDFVKDSTYEDVDAAFFDADGDKDLDLYVVSGGNEFYNQMTEQFDRLYLNDGHGNFSRSANSLPSMFDNKSCVRPCDVDNDGDLDLFVGGRVVGFGYGKSPNSYLLINDGKGHFSDQTEKRADGLRKAGMVTDAVWADYDNDKDLDLVLAGDWMPIRVFANNDGKFTEVKSITTDDTPLSGFYQRIIAADFDRDGDIDLMAANLGTNTKFRKAPDSQLRMWVKDVDKNQSPEQIIAYNRVSPGGGKEWYPLAFKDELGKQIPSIINKRFTDYVSFAGKPLNEVLNDDELKGAEEFTVDQFASIYLENQNGKFVVHELPMMAQVSKLFALQAIDIDQDGDLDVLGGGNFYGVSTYQGRYDASYGLVMRNDGKGGFTALSPIDCGFLLNGEIRDIRPVRTGRGLLLVVARNNAGLQVFKSLFLK; this is encoded by the coding sequence ATGAAACGTATTGCTTTCTTCCTGACCACTGGCTTATTGACATTGGCAGGTTGCAACTTATTTAAGTCCGAGAAACAACTCTTTCAAACCCTCGATTCTACGCAAACAGGCATTGGCTTTATTAACCACCTTGTTCCAACCGAAAAAGTTAACATTCTGGATTACCTCTATTTCTATAATGGGGGAGGAGTTTCGGCGGGGGATATCAACAACGATGGCCTGACCGATTTGTATTTTGTGTCGAACCAGGGGAAGAATAAACTCTACCTCAATAAAGGCAATTTTAAGTTCGAGGACATCACCGAAAAAGCCGGTGTTGCGGGTTTTTCAGACTGGCAGACCGGCTCAACTATGGCCGATGTGAATGGCGATGGCTTTCTGGATATTTATGTTTGTGCGGTTGGCAACTTTCGGGGTTTGGAGGGGGCCAATGAGTTGTATATTAACAACGGCGATGGGACGTTTACTGAAAAAGCAGCTGATTATGGACTGGATTTCACCGGTTTCTCAACGCAGGCCGCTTTCTTCGACTATGACCACGACGGAGACCTGGACTGCTACTTACTCAACCATGCTGTACATACATCGCGTAGTTACGACCGTGTAACAGCCCGAAACCTGCGCCATAATGAATCGGGTGATTATTTGTATAAAAATATGAGTGTTGAGCAGGGGGCAGGGAACAAAGTGTCTACAAGCGCCAAGCTCCCTGCTCAACGCTCCAGGCGGTTTATAAACGTTAGTGAACAGGCGGGTATTTTCGGCGCTGCAATGGGGTATGGATTAGGTATTTCGGTGGCCGACCTGAATAATGATGGCTGGGAAGATCTCTATATATCAAACGATTTTCACGAAGACGATTACTACTACGTAAACAATCACAACGGCACATTTACCGAAAGTGTAAAGAAGGCATTTCAGCATACCAGCCGCTTTTCAATGGGCAACGACGTGGCCGATGTAAACAACGATGGCTTTGCCGATGTGGTAACACTTGACATGTATCCAGAAGATGAAACGGTCGAAAAATCTTCTTTGGGAGAAGACCCGCTGGATATCTACCTGTACAAGCTGGCGTATGGCTATATGAACCAGTACAGTCGGAATTGCCTGCAACTGAACTTGTCGGGCAAGAAGTTTATGGACGTTGGTGCCATGGCAGGCGTAGCGGCAACGGACTGGAGCTGGTCTCCTTTACTGGCCGATTACGATAACGATGGCATAAAGGATTTGTTCATCACGAATGGTATTGTTCACCGGCCAAATAACCTTGACTACGTGAAATTTGCCGCCGATGACTCGCTCCGGTATGCCATGGAAACATCGAAAGCGCTCGATGATCGCGCTATTAAATTGATGCCAGAGGGCAAGGTTCATAACTATATGTATCGCGGAACATCCTCGATGCATTTCGATGATAAGTCAGCAGCCTGGGGATTTACTGCACTCAATTACTCCAATGGGGCTGCCTATGCAGATCTTGATAACGATGGCGACCTGGATTTGATTACCAACAATATCGATGACCCTGCTGGCCTGTATCGGAATGAGGCAAACACTATTTTCCCTGATAACAGACACCTGACGGTGAAATTGAAAGGCGATGCTCCAAATACGTTTGGCGTAGGCGGAAAAGTAATTATTAAATATGGAGGTTCATCACACGGAGATAGTATACAGGTGCAACAAATGATGCTCACTCGGGGCTTCGAGTCGTCGGTAGCACCCGAATTACTGTTTGGTTTAGGTAAACGAGAGGTGATTGATTCGCTGATTGTGATTTGGCCTAATCAACGGATGGAAATTCGCACAAAGGTGAAAGCTAACCAGTCATTGACGCTAAAGCAGGCCGATGCCCAACTGGATGGCACCAATTACCGCTATACAACTCCGAGCATTTCACCACTCTTTACTGATGTCACAAACACAGATTCGATTCCTTATAAACATCAGGAAAATAAAGAATACTTCGATTATGTCCGCGAACCCCTAATGCCTTTCCAGGTGTCTACAGAAGGCCCACATCTGGCGGTAGCTGATGTGAATGGCGATGGACTGGAAGATATCTACGCTGGTGGTGCCAAGTGGAAAGCTGGAAGCTTACTGATTCAGCAGCCTGACGGGAAATTTAAAGGGGCTAGTCAGCCAGACTTTGTTAAAGACTCTACCTACGAAGATGTCGACGCGGCTTTCTTCGATGCCGATGGTGATAAAGACCTGGATTTGTATGTCGTATCGGGGGGGAATGAGTTCTACAACCAGATGACAGAGCAGTTCGACCGTCTTTACCTGAACGATGGGCACGGTAATTTCAGCCGCTCGGCCAATTCATTGCCCTCTATGTTCGATAACAAGAGCTGTGTTCGTCCCTGCGATGTTGACAACGATGGCGACCTCGATTTATTTGTGGGTGGCCGTGTTGTAGGTTTTGGTTATGGTAAATCACCAAATTCGTATCTGCTCATCAACGATGGGAAAGGCCATTTCTCAGATCAGACCGAAAAGCGAGCAGACGGTTTACGAAAAGCGGGCATGGTTACCGATGCTGTCTGGGCCGACTACGATAATGACAAAGACCTCGATCTGGTTTTGGCGGGAGATTGGATGCCAATACGGGTTTTCGCCAACAATGATGGTAAATTTACCGAGGTAAAATCCATTACAACAGACGATACGCCATTATCAGGCTTTTACCAACGCATTATTGCAGCTGACTTCGACCGGGATGGTGATATTGACCTGATGGCAGCTAATCTGGGTACGAATACTAAGTTTCGTAAAGCGCCTGATTCGCAACTTCGGATGTGGGTGAAAGATGTGGACAAGAATCAGAGCCCGGAGCAAATTATTGCCTATAACCGTGTCAGTCCGGGCGGGGGTAAAGAGTGGTACCCACTGGCCTTTAAAGACGAACTGGGCAAGCAGATACCAAGTATTATCAACAAGCGATTCACGGACTATGTATCATTTGCCGGAAAGCCCTTGAATGAAGTGCTGAACGACGATGAACTAAAAGGTGCCGAGGAATTTACCGTCGATCAATTCGCGTCGATTTATCTGGAGAATCAAAACGGTAAGTTCGTTGTACATGAACTACCCATGATGGCGCAGGTGTCGAAGTTATTTGCACTGCAAGCCATTGATATTGACCAGGATGGCGACCTCGACGTATTGGGTGGTGGGAATTTCTACGGCGTAAGCACTTATCAGGGTCGTTACGATGCCAGTTATGGATTAGTGATGCGTAACGATGGGAAAGGAGGCTTCACCGCTCTGTCGCCGATAGACTGTGGCTTCCTGCTCAACGGTGAAATTCGCGACATTCGACCAGTGCGAACGGGTCGGGGTTTGTTACTTGTTGTAGCCAGAAATAATGCGGGTTTGCAGGTATTTAAATCCCTATTTCTGAAATAA